One segment of Verrucomicrobiota bacterium DNA contains the following:
- a CDS encoding ATPase, T2SS/T4P/T4SS family — protein sequence MVREITEQDPLGYRIAQLSQNGSISDFYVTPNFPLSFKLNGKLYYDEFLWQVHPDTPLENGQEDYAIVLNQRRYRVSRMTTQGRQRWVLRLLPAGIPDPEDIGLPRAALKAYLEAKNGLFLVCGATGSGKSTTIASMVKHRSERRQEHVITFEDPIEYVYPEDTPSLVSQREIGTDAMDFAASLKGSLRQAPDVIIVGEIRDGETAEIALQASETGHVVIATLHTSSAAQTVQRFLKLIPSERVEAAQSTFADTLRMIMCQRLMLDEQKGRRFGIHEVLLQYDSVANIIRRGEFKKIDQELETGWKKGMCNFDRSIQNRVEEGWCPSLSATRTSGFGEQEVEEFLAKEEENHAAQLAVASQ from the coding sequence ATGGTCCGCGAAATCACAGAACAAGATCCCCTCGGTTACCGAATCGCTCAGCTGTCCCAAAACGGCTCGATCAGTGATTTCTACGTGACGCCGAATTTTCCCCTCAGCTTCAAGCTCAACGGGAAGCTCTATTATGACGAGTTTCTCTGGCAGGTGCATCCGGACACACCGCTCGAGAATGGCCAAGAGGACTATGCCATTGTCCTCAACCAGCGTCGTTATCGGGTCAGCCGCATGACGACCCAAGGTCGCCAGCGCTGGGTCTTGCGTCTGTTGCCCGCGGGCATCCCGGATCCGGAGGACATCGGGCTCCCCCGGGCTGCTTTGAAGGCTTATCTGGAAGCGAAGAATGGACTTTTTCTGGTCTGCGGGGCCACCGGTTCGGGGAAGTCGACCACCATTGCCTCCATGGTGAAGCATCGTTCGGAGCGCCGTCAGGAGCACGTCATCACCTTCGAGGACCCGATTGAGTATGTCTATCCTGAGGACACCCCGTCGCTCGTGTCGCAGCGCGAAATTGGGACAGATGCCATGGATTTCGCGGCCTCGCTCAAAGGCTCTCTTCGTCAGGCGCCCGATGTCATCATCGTGGGGGAAATTCGGGATGGGGAAACGGCGGAGATTGCGCTGCAAGCCTCGGAGACGGGGCACGTCGTGATCGCCACCCTCCACACCTCCAGCGCCGCCCAGACGGTGCAGCGATTTTTGAAGCTCATTCCTTCAGAGCGAGTGGAGGCCGCCCAATCGACCTTCGCCGACACCCTCCGGATGATTATGTGCCAGCGTCTGATGTTGGACGAGCAGAAGGGTCGGCGCTTCGGCATTCACGAGGTGCTCCTTCAGTATGACTCGGTCGCGAACATCATCCGCCGCGGCGAATTCAAAAAGATCGACCAAGAGCTCGAAACGGGTTGGAAGAAAGGAATGTGCAATTTCGATCGCAGCATTCAGAACCGGGTCGAGGAGGGCTGGTGCCCTTCCCTGAGTGCCACTCGCACGAGCGGCTTTGGAGAGCAAGAGGTCGAGGAATTTCTGGCCAAAGAAGAAGAAAACCACGCCGCCCAGCTGGCAGTCGCCAGCCAATAA
- a CDS encoding prepilin-type N-terminal cleavage/methylation domain-containing protein, with product MVKSCPQATWQAPRSVGGFTLVELLVALVTAAAFFTAAALIFQSVSQGQHRLTSFGEITIGQVFETNFYGNETADGVINAYWAPNYGRSALVEQLRDQLHLDLQSASGVYGLTRSGVNSLRPQSVSLGSVLSPAQIATPNAFRDLLAIDDSSAYTIFGTFDGFPGTKNQQGENQNATFFLTTPGDSMGAVDLLAVYEIDLVEAATPVGLYASVRRYAYDDADVEQLTHYYDIFYEGATRDDMGPIFVHIENENRDNGLAAEETNRFRQAKGASYYIIWFPDPVIPVTDVIVPSTSSNDPNSSYAAQGVRTAHMQVVPMFPMLTPAL from the coding sequence ATGGTGAAATCGTGTCCCCAAGCCACTTGGCAAGCGCCGCGATCCGTCGGGGGATTCACCTTGGTGGAGCTTTTGGTGGCGCTGGTGACAGCGGCCGCCTTTTTCACGGCCGCGGCTCTCATCTTCCAAAGTGTCTCCCAGGGCCAGCATCGCTTGACCTCCTTTGGTGAAATCACGATCGGCCAGGTCTTTGAGACGAATTTTTACGGGAATGAGACCGCGGATGGGGTCATCAATGCCTACTGGGCGCCCAATTATGGTCGCTCGGCTTTGGTAGAGCAGTTGCGCGATCAGCTGCACCTCGACCTCCAGAGTGCCAGTGGGGTCTACGGACTGACTCGCAGCGGGGTCAATTCTCTTCGGCCCCAAAGTGTTTCGCTTGGCTCGGTCCTTTCGCCTGCCCAAATCGCCACTCCCAATGCCTTTCGTGATCTCTTGGCCATCGACGACTCTTCGGCCTACACCATATTCGGCACCTTTGACGGTTTCCCAGGCACCAAAAACCAACAGGGCGAAAACCAGAATGCCACCTTCTTTCTCACCACCCCGGGCGATTCGATGGGGGCCGTGGATCTCTTGGCCGTCTATGAGATTGATCTGGTGGAAGCGGCCACCCCGGTGGGCCTCTACGCCAGTGTCCGGCGGTATGCCTACGATGATGCGGATGTGGAGCAACTGACTCACTACTACGACATCTTTTATGAGGGAGCCACTCGGGACGACATGGGTCCGATCTTTGTGCACATCGAAAACGAGAATCGCGACAATGGCCTGGCCGCCGAAGAGACCAATCGCTTCCGCCAAGCCAAGGGGGCTTCTTACTACATCATCTGGTTTCCCGATCCGGTCATTCCGGTGACCGACGTGATTGTCCCCAGCACCTCCAGCAATGACCCCAACAGCAGCTATGCGGCCCAGGGAGTGCGGACCGCACACATGCAGGTGGTGCCCATGTTCCCCATGCTGACCCCCGCGCTATGA
- a CDS encoding prepilin-type N-terminal cleavage/methylation domain-containing protein, which translates to MKRIAQRNRGRRGYTIIEILIASAVLSLGAAAAASLAMTSTRQEDMNWRIALSLNWHESAATLYRLGHSPSEILDILPPNPDVQTHTITESATTIGALGSLPVATSQLVFRSDPNLAEDRTHQILTVRLTNE; encoded by the coding sequence ATGAAAAGGATCGCGCAGAGAAACCGGGGCCGTAGGGGCTACACCATCATTGAGATCCTGATCGCTTCGGCTGTCTTGTCGCTGGGGGCGGCGGCCGCGGCCTCCCTCGCCATGACCTCGACGCGCCAAGAGGATATGAATTGGCGGATTGCCCTCTCCCTAAACTGGCATGAGAGCGCGGCCACCCTCTACCGGCTGGGCCACAGCCCGAGTGAGATTCTCGACATCCTGCCGCCCAATCCCGATGTGCAGACCCACACCATTACGGAAAGTGCCACCACCATCGGCGCGCTCGGCAGCCTGCCAGTCGCCACTTCCCAGCTCGTTTTTCGTTCGGATCCGAATCTGGCCGAAGATCGCACCCATCAGATCCTGACCGTCCGTCTCACGAACGAATAA
- a CDS encoding type II secretion system F family protein, whose amino-acid sequence MLKKVILTNSATNKSLTTIVDIDSDEGALIGSGKSPNEIAKISDITGIDEKIQRMSSPSNSLADRVALLNGVSRCLDRNIATIKSFELQANRVQSPRYKGMIASICDQLSLGEPVSAAMAKFPWAFGPEVISLVEAGEESGRLPEVFRQLATSQKKTLRIIGKLKSGMIYPAIVVVLAVVVIIVISMTLVPAVSKLYTNMGADLPGATVMMMNISETLINKPWTALLPFIGLGILFKNWGKITAQPWFQQMAIKLPTVGPLVRKSAAAISFRTLAMLMDSHVRLSKSLEITAGTAPHIHYKTFFRKVKEHIDYGLGFSESFLMESQYLGEDARSICGILEISEETGGANDMLHEIAADYEDDLDTLANQIDKILEPLTMVLLGGMVGFLIYAIYSPIFNLGDVLLPK is encoded by the coding sequence ATGCTTAAGAAAGTCATCCTCACCAACTCGGCCACCAACAAATCGCTCACCACCATCGTCGATATCGACTCGGATGAGGGCGCGCTCATTGGCTCCGGGAAGTCGCCCAACGAGATCGCCAAAATCTCGGACATCACTGGCATCGACGAGAAGATCCAACGGATGAGTTCTCCGAGCAATTCGCTCGCTGACCGCGTCGCCCTTCTCAACGGGGTCTCCCGCTGCCTCGATCGCAACATCGCCACCATCAAGAGCTTTGAGCTGCAAGCCAACCGGGTGCAAAGCCCCCGCTACAAGGGCATGATTGCCAGCATCTGCGACCAACTCTCCCTCGGCGAGCCGGTCAGTGCCGCCATGGCCAAGTTCCCTTGGGCCTTCGGTCCGGAGGTCATCTCCTTGGTCGAGGCGGGGGAAGAGTCCGGCCGCCTTCCCGAAGTCTTCCGCCAACTGGCCACTAGCCAGAAGAAAACCCTGCGCATCATCGGCAAGCTCAAGTCGGGCATGATCTACCCGGCCATCGTGGTGGTGTTGGCGGTGGTCGTCATCATCGTGATCTCCATGACCCTGGTCCCAGCGGTTTCCAAGCTCTACACCAACATGGGCGCGGACCTCCCCGGGGCCACCGTCATGATGATGAACATCTCGGAAACGCTCATCAACAAACCCTGGACAGCGCTTCTCCCCTTCATTGGGCTGGGCATCCTCTTCAAAAACTGGGGAAAAATCACCGCCCAGCCCTGGTTCCAACAAATGGCCATCAAGCTCCCCACGGTCGGGCCGCTCGTGCGAAAGTCGGCCGCCGCCATCAGTTTCCGGACCTTGGCCATGCTGATGGACTCCCATGTGCGCTTGAGCAAAAGCCTGGAAATCACGGCCGGGACCGCCCCGCACATCCACTACAAGACCTTCTTCCGGAAGGTGAAGGAGCACATCGATTACGGACTCGGTTTCTCGGAGAGCTTCCTCATGGAGTCGCAATACCTCGGGGAGGACGCGCGCAGCATCTGCGGGATTTTGGAAATCTCTGAAGAGACGGGCGGGGCCAATGACATGCTGCATGAGATCGCGGCCGATTACGAAGATGACCTCGACACCTTGGCCAACCAAATCGACAAAATCCTCGAGCCCCTCACCATGGTGCTCCTGGGAGGAATGGTCGGCTTTCTCATCTACGCCATCTATTCCCCGATTTTCAACCTGGGCGACGTCCTGCTGCCGAAGTAA
- a CDS encoding TatD family hydrolase has protein sequence MKYIEPHAHMVSRTTDDYQAMVLAGCEAVCEPAFWAGFDRASAEGFHDYFRQLTEFEPKRAARFGLPHYSWLCINPKEAEDTGLAREVMSLLPEFLPKQTVLGIGEIGLNKNTRNEAKIFQEHVDLAAERDLLILVHTPHLEDKRKGTQLIVDMLRHDSRIQPERVIIDHVEEHTTSLVLDAGFWAGVTLYPESKCTAARAIDILELFGSERLWMNSACDWGVSDPLAVVKAGWEMRRRKYLAQEIEAVLFRNPVRFLEQSGRFRLE, from the coding sequence ATGAAATACATCGAGCCCCATGCGCACATGGTTTCGCGCACCACGGACGACTACCAGGCCATGGTCTTGGCCGGCTGTGAAGCGGTCTGTGAGCCCGCTTTCTGGGCTGGCTTTGATCGCGCGAGCGCGGAGGGCTTTCACGACTACTTCCGACAGCTGACCGAGTTCGAGCCCAAGCGAGCCGCCCGATTCGGCCTTCCCCACTACAGCTGGCTCTGCATCAATCCGAAAGAGGCCGAGGACACGGGGCTGGCGCGCGAGGTCATGTCTTTGCTCCCCGAGTTTCTCCCGAAGCAGACGGTCCTGGGCATCGGAGAAATCGGTCTCAACAAAAACACCCGCAATGAAGCCAAGATCTTCCAGGAACACGTCGATCTGGCGGCCGAGCGGGATTTGCTCATTTTGGTGCACACCCCGCATTTGGAGGACAAGCGCAAGGGCACCCAGTTGATCGTGGACATGCTGCGGCACGACAGCCGCATCCAGCCCGAGCGGGTCATCATCGACCATGTGGAGGAGCACACCACGTCCCTGGTCTTGGACGCCGGATTCTGGGCGGGGGTGACGCTCTACCCCGAGTCCAAGTGCACTGCGGCCAGAGCCATCGATATTTTGGAGCTTTTTGGGAGCGAACGCTTGTGGATGAATAGCGCTTGCGATTGGGGCGTGTCCGATCCTTTGGCGGTCGTCAAGGCAGGGTGGGAGATGCGACGGCGAAAGTATCTGGCCCAGGAAATCGAGGCGGTCCTCTTCCGCAATCCAGTGCGCTTTCTGGAGCAATCGGGTCGATTTCGCTTGGAGTGA
- the eboE gene encoding metabolite traffic protein EboE, with amino-acid sequence MARSPDPFLGYCTNIHPAETWPETFEVLETKVLEVRDRVGWRGEYPIGLRLSAEAAEGLERPDELARLRDWLAAEKARVFTINGFPYGRFHGMRVKEQVYAPDWSDPRRLDYTLRLFRILSALLPEGAEGSVSTLPGSFKGFLRQDPECGAREGAILRQLRRAGEEVDRLSQKRGQDLHLGLEPEPFGLFENTAETLRFFEQLQWARSASEKERLARCLGVNFDTCHFAVQFEESSTALARLAEAEIRVSKVHLSNALRLDPQSAEAWSRLADFREDTYLHQVIGRDDCGHLRRFPDLPEALAAGPQGDREWRVHFHIPLHRAPERPLFSTIEAASSALAWCQKHPGSCQHFEMETYTFDVLPASLRTRGRVEQVVEEYRWVARNSDFGKRIAKVPE; translated from the coding sequence ATGGCGCGGTCTCCTGACCCCTTTTTGGGCTACTGCACCAATATTCACCCGGCAGAAACCTGGCCGGAGACCTTCGAGGTGCTGGAGACCAAGGTGCTGGAGGTTCGCGATCGCGTAGGCTGGCGGGGAGAATACCCCATCGGTTTGCGTCTGAGCGCGGAAGCGGCCGAGGGGCTGGAGCGTCCAGACGAGTTGGCGCGCCTTCGGGATTGGTTGGCGGCAGAGAAGGCCCGGGTCTTTACCATCAATGGCTTCCCTTACGGCCGTTTTCACGGGATGCGGGTCAAGGAACAGGTCTACGCGCCCGATTGGAGTGATCCGAGGCGGCTGGACTACACACTGCGGCTGTTCCGGATCCTGAGCGCTCTTTTGCCGGAGGGGGCGGAGGGCTCGGTCTCGACCCTACCGGGTTCCTTCAAAGGCTTTTTGCGCCAGGACCCGGAGTGTGGGGCGAGAGAGGGGGCCATTCTCCGGCAGCTCCGCCGGGCGGGAGAGGAGGTGGATCGGCTGTCGCAGAAGCGGGGGCAGGATCTCCACCTGGGATTGGAGCCTGAGCCCTTCGGTCTTTTTGAAAACACCGCTGAGACGCTGCGTTTTTTCGAGCAGCTGCAGTGGGCCCGGAGTGCGAGCGAGAAAGAGCGGCTGGCCCGCTGTCTGGGCGTCAATTTCGATACCTGCCACTTTGCGGTCCAGTTCGAGGAATCTTCCACGGCCTTGGCTCGCTTGGCGGAGGCGGAGATCCGAGTGAGCAAGGTGCACCTGAGCAATGCGCTCCGCCTGGACCCGCAAAGTGCGGAGGCCTGGAGCCGCTTGGCCGATTTTCGGGAGGACACCTACTTGCATCAGGTGATCGGCCGAGACGACTGCGGCCACCTCCGCCGCTTTCCGGATCTGCCAGAGGCCCTGGCCGCTGGCCCGCAGGGGGACCGGGAATGGCGAGTCCATTTTCACATCCCGCTCCATCGGGCCCCCGAGCGACCGCTCTTTTCGACCATCGAGGCGGCGAGTTCGGCCCTGGCCTGGTGTCAGAAGCACCCCGGGAGCTGTCAGCATTTCGAAATGGAGACCTACACCTTCGACGTGTTGCCGGCCTCTCTGCGGACCCGGGGGAGGGTCGAGCAGGTGGTGGAGGAATACCGCTGGGTGGCCAGAAATTCGGATTTTGGGAAAAGAATCGCCAAAGTGCCGGAATAA
- a CDS encoding rhodanese-like domain-containing protein: MKTFKTLLTTLFVAGLAASAYAGGCADCSSSKSESTTPDVSLDVLKTAVTEGSVTLIDVNGTQSYTAGHIPGAIDFQAVGKEGLVAFLPQEKDALIVAYCGGPGCAAYKKAVDAATELGYTNVQHFSGGLKGWKEAGQATKAVAG, from the coding sequence ATGAAAACATTCAAGACCCTACTCACCACCCTCTTCGTTGCCGGTTTGGCTGCCTCCGCTTACGCGGGCGGTTGCGCGGACTGCAGCAGCAGCAAGAGCGAATCCACCACTCCTGACGTCTCTCTCGACGTGCTCAAAACGGCCGTGACGGAAGGTTCGGTCACGCTCATCGACGTGAACGGCACCCAGTCTTACACCGCTGGTCACATCCCCGGGGCCATTGACTTCCAAGCCGTCGGCAAAGAAGGCTTGGTCGCCTTTCTGCCCCAAGAGAAGGACGCGCTGATCGTGGCCTATTGTGGAGGTCCCGGCTGCGCCGCCTACAAGAAGGCGGTCGACGCGGCCACCGAGCTTGGTTACACCAACGTCCAGCACTTCTCGGGCGGCCTCAAAGGTTGGAAAGAAGCGGGCCAGGCCACCAAGGCCGTCGCAGGCTAA